The following nucleotide sequence is from Mesorhizobium sp. J8.
TTCGGATCGTCGTCCGAGCGCAGGTCGGTGCGATACTCGAAGTCGCCGCCGCGCTCCGGCGCCTGCAGCAAAAGGGTCGTGGTGAATTCCGAACGGTCGAAATGCCAGTTGAGCGCTTCGCCGGCGCGGTAGCCCATGACATTGGCGCGGGCCAGCGGGTCCTGCATGACGTAAAGGTGCGGCTTGTCCATCGTCGCCGCAAGGAAGCGCACAAGCGGCTCGTATTCGTAGATCGAAAGCACGGTGCTGCCGGGGATCTGATCGGCGCAGACCGTGTGGCTGATCGTCTCCACCTTGCGCAACGCCGGATGGTCGGGGGCGAGCTCCGGGATCGACGGCTTGAAGTAAATGTTGTGCATGCGCTTGTGGACATGCGAGCGCGTGTCCATCACCGGCCGGATTTCGGCGACGGCCTTCTCGGCAATCCCGGGGCGCAGGAACCCTTCCAGGTTGAACATGCCGCTTGCCGAGAGCGCGGCCTTGGACTCGTCCACCAGATGCTGCCATTCAGGGCTTCCCTCGCGGTTCAGCGGGTAGCGGTCCAGGTCGAGAATGGTTTCGATCATAGTGTCCTCCAAAATCTGAATGCCACTACACGCCAAGGAAATCTTTGCCGCAACGCGGAAAATTGTTAGGCTTCGACAAGAAAAACTTTCGAGGATGACGTGGAAAAGCTTCTGCCTTTGAACGCGATGAGAACCTTCGAGGTGGCGGCCCGCGCCGGCAGCTTCACGCTTGCCGCCACCGAGCTCGGCGTCTCGTCGGCCGCGGTCAGCCAGCAGATCCGCAATTTGGA
It contains:
- a CDS encoding 2OG-Fe(II) oxygenase, with translation MIETILDLDRYPLNREGSPEWQHLVDESKAALSASGMFNLEGFLRPGIAEKAVAEIRPVMDTRSHVHKRMHNIYFKPSIPELAPDHPALRKVETISHTVCADQIPGSTVLSIYEYEPLVRFLAATMDKPHLYVMQDPLARANVMGYRAGEALNWHFDRSEFTTTLLLQAPERGGDFEYRTDLRSDDDPNYDGVARLLEGRDPEAKILRIKAGTLNVFRGKNTAHRVTTVEGNRERMIAVFSYYERPGVMFTDEERIGFYGRAA